The proteins below come from a single Fodinicola acaciae genomic window:
- a CDS encoding pentapeptide repeat-containing protein, translated as MLSGVDWSLSTLDGDSWTDCSFLQSDLSELTARRCVFSRCDFTGVRFNGSKFTSCAFLHCTFRRSSLFAAELVDCKMTGSIFVECSMRPMKVDGGDWRYVDLRAADLSRADLRGLKLAEADLSKADLRKADLRDADLSYVRVEGVKLAGADLRGAKLDGVRLATIDLRDVRIDIIQAALVAQAYGAHVS; from the coding sequence GTGCTGTCCGGAGTGGACTGGTCACTGTCCACTCTGGACGGTGACAGCTGGACCGACTGTTCCTTTCTGCAGTCCGATCTTTCCGAGCTGACCGCGCGTCGGTGCGTGTTTTCCAGGTGCGACTTCACCGGCGTACGGTTCAACGGCTCGAAGTTCACCAGTTGTGCCTTTCTGCACTGCACTTTCCGCCGCTCGTCGCTGTTCGCGGCCGAGCTGGTCGACTGCAAGATGACCGGCTCGATCTTCGTGGAATGCTCGATGCGGCCGATGAAGGTCGACGGCGGCGACTGGCGTTACGTGGATCTGCGTGCCGCCGACCTGTCGCGCGCGGACCTGCGCGGTCTCAAGCTCGCCGAGGCCGACCTGTCCAAAGCCGACCTGCGCAAGGCGGACCTGCGTGACGCCGACCTGTCGTACGTGCGGGTCGAGGGCGTCAAGCTGGCCGGCGCCGACCTGCGCGGGGCCAAGCTCGACGGCGTACGGCTGGCCACCATCGACCTGCGGGACGTACGCATCGACATCATCCAGGCCGCACTGGTCGCGCAGGCCTACGGAGCGCACGTTAGTTAG